A genomic stretch from Georgenia muralis includes:
- a CDS encoding VOC family protein, which yields MSQTVAPISNRPVEDLLPAATAMGSVTLLVGDLDLMTTYYRDGVLLQVLRAEGDEVSLGRHGVELLVLRHDPSLPPGSPRSAGLFHTAFLFEDHASLAAVVASLAVRAPRTFAGSSDHLVSEAFYFTDPEGNGVELYVDRPRDAWVWTGDRVKQVAMATHYLDPNRFLAEHLTDEARDLITTTDRTVPATLPGAVVGHVHLQVGDVPTARDFYVAMLGFEETTTYGTQALFVAAGGYHHHMAMNTWNSAGAGPRVPALGLGTVDIVVPTAQDVAALSERMRGHGVDVRHDGAVLRLNDPWNNLIEVRAA from the coding sequence ATGAGCCAGACCGTCGCGCCGATCTCAAACCGGCCCGTCGAGGACCTCCTGCCCGCAGCCACCGCCATGGGCAGCGTCACGTTGCTCGTCGGCGACCTCGACCTCATGACCACCTACTACCGCGACGGCGTCCTGCTCCAGGTGCTGCGTGCCGAGGGTGACGAGGTGTCGCTCGGCCGGCACGGCGTCGAGCTCCTCGTGCTGCGCCACGACCCGTCGCTGCCGCCCGGGTCCCCCCGCAGCGCGGGCCTGTTCCACACGGCGTTCCTCTTCGAGGACCACGCGTCGCTCGCGGCCGTCGTCGCGTCGCTCGCCGTCCGGGCCCCCCGCACCTTCGCCGGGTCGAGCGACCACCTGGTGTCCGAGGCGTTCTACTTCACGGACCCTGAGGGCAACGGCGTCGAGCTCTACGTCGACCGCCCTCGTGACGCGTGGGTCTGGACCGGCGACCGCGTGAAGCAGGTGGCGATGGCCACCCACTACCTCGACCCCAACCGCTTCCTCGCCGAGCACCTGACGGACGAGGCTCGTGACCTCATCACCACGACGGACCGGACGGTCCCCGCGACGCTGCCGGGTGCGGTCGTGGGGCACGTGCACCTGCAGGTGGGCGACGTGCCCACGGCCCGGGACTTCTACGTCGCCATGCTCGGCTTCGAGGAGACCACGACCTACGGCACCCAGGCGCTGTTCGTCGCGGCGGGCGGCTACCACCACCACATGGCCATGAACACCTGGAACAGTGCTGGCGCCGGGCCGCGCGTGCCGGCTCTCGGCCTCGGCACGGTGGACATCGTCGTGCCCACCGCGCAGGACGTCGCGGCCCTGTCCGAGCGCATGCGCGGTCACGGCGTCGACGTCCGGCACGACGGCGCGGTCCTGCGCCTCAACGACCCGTGGAACAACCTCATCGAGGTCCGCGCGGCCTGA
- a CDS encoding YnfA family protein produces the protein MPLRSVLLFVIAALFEIGGAWLVWQGVREHKGWVWIGAGAIALGLYGFVATLQPDANFGRILAAYGGVFVAGSLAWGMLIDGFRPDRWDLTGAVLCLAGVAVIMYAPRSG, from the coding sequence ATGCCGCTGCGCTCCGTTCTGCTGTTCGTCATCGCCGCGCTGTTCGAGATCGGCGGCGCCTGGCTCGTCTGGCAGGGAGTACGAGAGCACAAGGGATGGGTGTGGATCGGCGCGGGAGCCATCGCCCTCGGGCTCTACGGGTTCGTCGCCACCCTCCAGCCCGACGCCAACTTCGGCCGCATCCTGGCCGCCTATGGCGGAGTGTTCGTCGCCGGCTCACTCGCATGGGGCATGCTCATCGACGGCTTCCGCCCGGACCGCTGGGACCTCACCGGCGCGGTCCTCTGTCTCGCAGGGGTCGCCGTCATCATGTACGCCCCGCGTTCTGGCTGA
- a CDS encoding dihydrofolate reductase — MLGLIWAQAHDRVIGAGGTMPWHLPEDLAHFRRTTTGSAVVMGRATWDSLDPRYRPLPGRTNVVLSRRGAQVDGALLADDLDVALARAGDGDVWVIGGAEVFAQVIDRADTLVVTDIDIDVDGDTRAPAIDDAVWAVLSADPDRGWHTAANGLRYRFTTYGRA, encoded by the coding sequence ATGCTCGGCCTCATCTGGGCCCAGGCCCACGACCGCGTCATCGGCGCCGGCGGCACCATGCCCTGGCACCTGCCGGAGGACCTCGCCCACTTCCGCCGGACCACGACCGGCTCGGCCGTGGTCATGGGCCGGGCGACCTGGGACTCCCTCGACCCGCGCTACCGACCGCTGCCGGGCCGGACCAACGTCGTGCTCTCCCGTCGCGGTGCACAGGTCGACGGAGCACTCCTCGCCGACGACCTCGACGTCGCCCTGGCCCGGGCGGGCGACGGGGACGTGTGGGTGATCGGCGGGGCGGAGGTCTTCGCCCAGGTGATCGACCGGGCCGACACCCTCGTGGTGACCGACATCGACATCGACGTCGACGGCGACACCCGGGCCCCGGCGATCGACGACGCGGTCTGGGCCGTCCTGTCGGCCGACCCCGACCGCGGCTGGCACACCGCGGCGAACGGGCTGCGCTACCGGTTCACGACGTACGGGCGCGCCTGA